One Glycine max cultivar Williams 82 chromosome 6, Glycine_max_v4.0, whole genome shotgun sequence DNA segment encodes these proteins:
- the LOC102667177 gene encoding uncharacterized mitochondrial protein AtMg00810-like: MEIPHGLLGYTSSQSCKLKKSLYGLKQSDKKWYEKLSNLLLTYGYSHAHADHSLFIKAHNFEFIALIVYVDDIMLTSNSLAEIERIKRILHTNFHIKDLGKLKYFLGIEVAHSDKGISLCQRKYCLDLLKDSGMLGCKPSSTPMDSSLRLHNDSFGFLDDPLSYRRLVGRLVYLISTHPDIAFATQQLSQFMSKPTKAHHAAAVRVLQYLKGCPDKGLFFPWTCFPHLLGFSDADWATCIDSRRSITGYCFFIGNSLVSWKTKKQTTVSRSSSKAKYRALASATCELQ; the protein is encoded by the coding sequence ATGGAGATCCCTCATGGCTTGCTTGGTTACACATCAAGTCAGAGTTGCAAATTGAAGAAATCACTCTATGGATTAAAGCAATCAGACAAAAAATGGTATGAAAAATTATCTAATCTATTGCTGACTTATGGTTATTCACATGCCCATGCTGATCATAGTCTATTTATCAAGGctcataattttgaatttattgcTCTAAttgtatatgttgatgacattatgCTAACCAGTAATTCCCTTGCTGAGATTGAACGCATTAAGCGTattcttcacactaattttcacaTTAAGGATTTAgggaaattgaaatattttttggggATTGAAGTTGCACATTCTGATAAAGGAATTTCATTATGTCAACGTAAGTATTGTTTGGATTTACTGAAAGATTCTGGTATGCTTGGGTGTAAGCCATCCTCCACTCCTATGGATAGTTCTCTTCGACTCCATAATGATTCCTTTGGTTTTCTTGATGATCCTCTATCTTATAGACGCCTAGTTGGAAGACTGGTCTATTTGATAAGCACACACCCTGATATTGCCTTTGCTACACAACAACTAAGTCAATTTATGTCAAAACCAACAAAAGCCCATCATGCTGCAGCTGTCCGCGTTCTTCAATATCTGAAAGGGTGTCCAGACAAAGGCTTATTTTTTCCATGGACTTGCTTTCCTCATCTACTTGGATTtagtgatgctgattgggcaaCATGTATTGACTCTAGGCGCTCTATTACTGGTTATTGCTTCTTTATAGGCAATTCGCTTGTTTCATGGAAAACCAAGAAGCAAACTACAGTCTCACGTTCCTCTTCCAAGGCTAAATATCGAGCACTTGCTTCTGCAACTTGTGAATTACAATGA
- the LOC100807068 gene encoding protein MKS1: MSHPLYSYPSSINYNQSTKLTMLVQSSILLSPPPSFPSKSNLNNNMDHQFSHIIPTERSPRRELQLQGPRPTPLRINKDSHKIKKPPLAPQPSHPHQPPPRQPIIIYTVSPKVIHTTPSDFMNLVQRLTGSSSSSSAEVVMSNNNNTTHVDPFNNGGGGMVSPAARYATIEKAMSPMGKKHVLLPSVNNIISDVEGIEISIGDGVLERSQQNMFQGILSPGPASLSPIPSNFFSPPSSSDPSMISFLRDLSPMFQSGRNFTEGGSSFVLPSPSSNFSFVSPHTPSIDLFNYFLD; encoded by the coding sequence ATGTCACACCCCTTATATAGTTATCCCTCCAGCATAAATTACAACCAAAGTACCAAATTAACTATGCTTGTCCAGTCCTCAATATTATTATCACCACCACCATCTTTCCCCTCTAAGTCTAACCTCAACAATAACATGGATCATCAATTCTCACACATCATCCCCACAGAAAGATCACCTAGAAGAGAACTCCAACTTCAAGGTCCACGCCCTACACCTCTCAGAATAAACAAAGACTCTCATAAAATCAAGAAACCACCGTTGGCACCACAACCTTCACACCCTCATCAACCTCCACCGCGCCAACCTATAATAATCTACACCGTGTCCCCCAAGGTGATTCACACCACCCCAAGTGACTTCATGAACCTCGTCCAACGCCTCACTGGGTCCAGTTCTTCTTCCTCTGCTGAAGTGGTCATGTCCAACAATAACAACACCACTCATGTCGACCCTTTCAACAACGGCGGCGGCGGAATGGTGTCGCCGGCGGCGCGTTACGCCACCATAGAGAAGGCCATGTCCCCTATGGGGAAAAAACATGTTCTTCTTCCAAGTGTGAACAATATTATAAGCGATGTGGAAGGGATAGAGATTAGTATAGGTGATGGTGTACTTGAGAGATCACAACAAAATATGTTTCAAGGGATTCTGTCCCCGGGTCCAGCTTCGCTATCTCCCATTCCTTCGAATTTTTTCTCTCCACCGTCTTCTTCGGATCCAAGCATGATTAGCTTCCTTCGTGATTTGAGTCCTATGTTTCAAAGCGGAAGAAATTTTACGGAGGGTGGTAGTTCTTTCGTCTTGCCTAGCCCTTCTTCAAACTTCAGTTTTGTTTCACCGCATACTCCTTCTATAGACTTATTCAACTATTTCTTAGATTAG
- the LOC100807753 gene encoding hydroxyproline O-galactosyltransferase HPGT1, giving the protein MQSRGSSHRVSSMGNNRSRIPALLISMFAAFASIYVAGRLWLDAENRVYLIKELDRITGQGQSAISVDDTLKIIACREQHKKLDALETELAGARQEGFVSNPLIETNGTYSTRRPLVVIGILTKFGRQKNRDAIRKAWMGSGASLKKIEEGKGIIVRFVIGRSENRGDSQDKDIDHENRLTNDFLILDNHVETNDAFPKKVKLFFAHAADKWDAEFYAKVNDDVYVNIDALGATLATHLDKPRVYMGCMKSGEVFSELNHKWYEPEWWKFGDKKSYFRHASGEMYVISRALAKFISINRSILRTYAHDDVSAGSWFIGLDVKHVDEAKFCCSSWSTGAICAGV; this is encoded by the exons atgcaGAGCAGAGGATCGAGTCACAGAGTCTCCAGTATGGGCAATAATCGATCCCGCATTCCCGCGCTCCTCATCTCCATGTTCGCTGCTTTCGCTTCTATCTACGTTGCTGGAAg GCTGTGGCTGGACGCAGAGAATCGCGTTTATCTCATCAAAGAGCTTGATAGGATCACCGGCCAG GGACAATCTGCTATATCTGTGGATGATACATTGAAGATCATAGCCTGCAg GGAACAACATAAGAAGCTTGATGCCCTTGAGACGGAACTTGCTGGAGCTAGGCAAGAGGGCTTTGTTTCAAATCCCTTGATAGAGACTAATGGAACTTACTCGACGAGAAGGCCGTTGGTCGTGATAGGTATACTGACAAAGTTTGGCCGCCAGAAGAATAGAGATGCAATCCGCAAGGCATGGATGGGGAGTG GTGCATCTTTGAAGAAAATTGAAGAAGGAAAGGGCATCATTGTGCGATTTGTTATTGGTAGAAG TGAAAATCGTGGAGACAGTCAAGATAAAGACATTGATCATGAGAATAGGCTGACTAATGACTTCTTAATTCTC GATAATCATGTGGAAACAAATGATGCATTCCCAAAGAAGGTCAAATTGTTCTTTGCTCATGCTGCAGACAAATGGGATGCTGAGTTTTATGCAAAAGTCAATGATGATGTCTATGTAAATATTG ATGCCTTGGGAGCTACACTTGCTACTCATTTGGACAAACCTCGTGTTTACATGGGATGCATGAAATCAGGCGAAGTTTTCTCTGAGCT GAACCATAAATGGTATGAACCAGAGTGGTGGAAATTTGGTGACAAAAAATC ATACTTTCGTCATGCATCGGGAGAAATGTATGTTATATCACGAGCTTTGGCTAAATTTATATCAATAAACAG ATCTATTCTTCGTACCTATGCCCACGATGATGTGAGTGCTGGATCCTGGTTTATTGGGCTTGATGTGAAGCATGTTGATGAGGCCAAGTTTTGTTGCTCATCTTGGTCGACAG GAGCAATCTGTGCCGGTGTTTGA
- the LOC100808287 gene encoding uncharacterized protein LOC100808287, with translation MDYDFRSRSGPQPPMYRPPPPPSPMYRPSPYQQNPTPSSGLGVRVGIKPEYRITPPPHLSSLAGDNPRSNFQFDFGLERKILAEAEKDNPNWSKFGSENIPTKVSDSSTAKVTALDPIVSKFMAMGLSREAVLIAVENYGDNPTKVHEFVNGYTLLREMGFSSNSVAEALAMNDNHTDKALAQLLNGSS, from the exons ATGGACTACGATTTCAGAAGCAGGTCGGGCCCACAACCTCCGATGTACCGTCCGCCACCGCCACCGTCACCGATGTACCGTCCATCACCGTATCAACAGAATCCTACTCCTTCTT CAGGACTTGGCGTTAGGGTTGGTATAAAGCCGGAATATAGGATCACACCGCCG CCTCATTTATCATCACTTGCTGGAGATAATCCACGGAGCAACTTCCAATTTGATTTTGGATTGGAGAGAAAAATTTTAGCTGAAGCAGAGAAGGATAACCCAAATTGGAGCAAATTTGGATCAGAAAATATTCCAACTAAAGTTTCTGATTCATCAACAGCAAAG GTTACTGCTTTGGATCCCATTGTGAGCAAATTTATGGCCATGGGGCTTAGCCGAGAGGCTGTTCTCATTGCCGTTGAAAATTATGGTGATAATCCAACCAAA GTTCATGAATTTGTCAATGGCTACACCCTTTTGCGTGAAATGGGATTTTCATCAAATAGCGTTGCTGAAGCCCTGGCTATGAATGACAATCATACGGACAAGGCACTAGCACAATTGCTCAATGGCTCGTCGTGA
- the LOC100808813 gene encoding uncharacterized protein isoform X1 gives MVREKDVCWEYAEKLDGNKVRCKFCQRVLNGGISRLKHHLSRFPSKGVNPCSKVRDDVTDRVRGIIASKEEVKETSSAKKQKIAEVKSPSNLSASKALVSLDAASPVMKIFPTGHPMTPSSTNNQEIAERSIALFFFENKLDFSVARSSSYQLMIDAIAKCGPGFTGPSAETLKTIWLERMKSEVGLQTKDVEKEWATTGCTILADTWTDYKSKAIINFLVSSPSRTFFHKSVDASAYFKNTKWLADLFDSVIQEFGPENVVQIIMDSSVNYTVIANHIVQSYGTIFVSPCASQCLNLILEEFSKVDWISRCILQAQTISKLIYNNASLLDLTKKYTGGQELIRTGITKSVSTFLSLQSMLKLRTRLKNMFHSHEYASNTSYANKPQSLSCITIAEDGDFWRTVEECVAISEPFLKVLREISEGKPTVGSIYELMTRAKESIRTYYIMDENKCKKFLDIVDKKWRDQLHSPLHAAAAFLNPSIQYNPEIKFISSIKEDFFNVLEKLLPVPDMRRDITNQIYTFTKAHGMFGCSLAKEARNTVAPWLWWEQYGDSAPGLQRVAIRILSQVCSTFSFHRQWSTIRQIHSEKRNKIDRETLNDLVYINYNLKLARQMSAKSSEVDLLQFDDIDMTSEWVEENETASPTQWLDRFGPALDGNDLNTRQFGSSIFGANDPIFGL, from the exons TGGTTCGAGAAAAAGATGTCTGTTGGGAATATGCTGAGAAATTAGATGGAAACAAGGTAAGGTGTAAATTTTGCCAAAGAGTTCTGAATGGTGGCATAAGTAGGTTGAAGCATCATTTATCTCGATTCCCAAGTAAAGGGGTAAATCCTTGTAGCAAGGTCAGAGATGATGTTACAGATAGAGTAAGGGGTATAATAGCATCAAAGGAAGAGGTCAAAGAAACTTCTAGTGCGAAGAAGCAAAAAATAGCAGAAGTCAAGTCTCCCAGTAATCTTTCAGCAAGTAAAGCTCTTGTATCTTTGGATGCAGCATCCCCTGTCATGAAGATTTTCCCTACTGGCCATCCTATGACCCCTTCCTCTACAAATAACCAAGAGATTGCAGAGAGGAGTATTGCTCTATTCTTTTTTGAGAATAAGCTAGACTTCAGTGTTGCACGGTCTTCATCCTATCAGTTGATGATTGATGCCATTGCTAAGTGTGGTCCTGGATTTACTGGTCCATCAGCAGAAACCCTAAAAACAATATGGTTGGAAAGGATGAAATCAGAAGTGGGATTACAGACAAAAGATGTTGAGAAAGAGTGGGCCACCACAGGTTGCACCATTCTAGCAGACACATGGACAGATTATAAATCAAAGGCCATAATTAATTTCTTAGTCTCATCTCCATCCAGGACCTTTTTCCATAAATCTGTGGATGCCTCTGCGTACTTCAAGAACACCAAGTGGCTGGCTGATCTTTTTGATTCTGTAATTCAAGAGTTTGGCCCAGAAAATGTAGTACAAATTATTATGGACAGCAGTGTTAACTACACTGTTATTGCTAATCATATTGTGCAGAGCTATGGAACGATATTTGTATCTCCTTGCGCCTCTCAATGTTTAAACCTAATCTTGGAGGAATTCTCCAAGGTTGATTGGATTAGTAGATGTATTTTACAAGCACAAACCATATCAAAGTTAATATACAATAATGCTTCATTGCTCGATCTTACGAAGAAGTACACTGGAGGCCAAGAACTTATCAGGACTGGAATCACAAAGTCTGTATCCACCTTCCTGTCTTTACAGTCTATGTTGAAATTGAGAACAAGATTGAAGAATATGTTCCACAGCCATGAATATGCCTCAAACACCTCCTATGCAaataaaccacagagtctttCCTGTATTACAATTGCTGAAGATGGTGATTTCTGGAGGACAGTGGAAGAGTGTGTGGCCATCTCTGAGCCTTTTTTGAAAGTATTGAGAGAAATATCAGAAGGGAAACCAACTGTAGGTTCCATATATGAGCTAATGACCAGGGCCAAAGAATCAATCAGGACATACTACATAATGGATGAGAATAAGTGTAAGAAATTCTTAGATATAGTCGATAAAAAGTGGAGAGACCAACTCCATTCACCTCTACATGCAGCTGCTGCCTTCTTGAACCCCAGTATCCAATACAAtcctgaaataaaatttatttcttctatAAAAGAAGACTTCTTTAATGTTCTGGAGAAATTGCTTCCTGTACCAGATATGAGGCGTGACATCACCAATCAAATCTATACTTTTACGAAGGCACATGGCATGTTTGGCTGTAGCCTAGCAAAGGAGGCAAGGAATACAGTTGCACCTT GGCTTTGGTGGGAGCAGTATGGTGACTCTGCTCCGGGGTTGCAACGAGTTGCCATTAGAATATTAAGTCAAGTTTGCAGCACTTTCTCATTTCACAGGCAGTGGAGTACCATTCGGCAAATTCACTCTGAGAAGCGGAACAAGATTGATAGAGAAACATTGAATGACCTTGTTTATATAAACTACAATCTCAAGTTAGCTAGGCAGATGAGTGCAAAGTCTTCAGAAGTTGATCTGCTTCAATTTGATGATATTGACATGACTTCTGAGTGGGTGGAGGAAAATGAAACTGCAAGTCCAACACAGTGGCTGGATCGTTTTGGTCCTGCCTTGGATGGCAATGATTTGAATACAAGACAGTTTGGTTCTTCTATATTTGGTGCAAATGACCCTATATTTGGAttgtaa
- the LOC100808813 gene encoding uncharacterized protein isoform X2 gives MVREKDVCWEYAEKLDGNKVRCKFCQRVLNGGISRLKHHLSRFPSKGVNPCSKVRDDVTDRVRGIIASKEEVKETSSAKKQKIAEVKSPSNLSASKALVSLDAASPVMKIFPTGHPMTPSSTNNQEIAERSIALFFFENKLDFSVARSSSYQLMIDAIAKCGPGFTGPSAETLKTIWLERMKSEVGLQTKDVEKEWATTGCTILADTWTDYKSKAIINFLVSSPSRTFFHKSVDASAYFKNTKWLADLFDSVIQEFGPENVVQIIMDSSVNYTVIANHIVQSYGTIFVSPCASQCLNLILEEFSKVDWISRCILQAQTISKLIYNNASLLDLTKKYTGGQELIRTGITKSVSTFLSLQSMLKLRTRLKNMFHSHEYASNTSYANKPQSLSCITIAEDGDFWRTVEECVAISEPFLKVLREISEGKPTVGSIYELMTRAKESIRTYYIMDENKCKKFLDIVDKKWRDQLHSPLHAAAAFLNPSIQYNPEIKFISSIKEDFFNVLEKLLPVPDMRRDITNQIYTFTKAHGMFGCSLAKEARNTVAPYLLVPLYSRVSYSADSLRAYSLQGFGGSSMVTLLRGCNELPLEY, from the exons TGGTTCGAGAAAAAGATGTCTGTTGGGAATATGCTGAGAAATTAGATGGAAACAAGGTAAGGTGTAAATTTTGCCAAAGAGTTCTGAATGGTGGCATAAGTAGGTTGAAGCATCATTTATCTCGATTCCCAAGTAAAGGGGTAAATCCTTGTAGCAAGGTCAGAGATGATGTTACAGATAGAGTAAGGGGTATAATAGCATCAAAGGAAGAGGTCAAAGAAACTTCTAGTGCGAAGAAGCAAAAAATAGCAGAAGTCAAGTCTCCCAGTAATCTTTCAGCAAGTAAAGCTCTTGTATCTTTGGATGCAGCATCCCCTGTCATGAAGATTTTCCCTACTGGCCATCCTATGACCCCTTCCTCTACAAATAACCAAGAGATTGCAGAGAGGAGTATTGCTCTATTCTTTTTTGAGAATAAGCTAGACTTCAGTGTTGCACGGTCTTCATCCTATCAGTTGATGATTGATGCCATTGCTAAGTGTGGTCCTGGATTTACTGGTCCATCAGCAGAAACCCTAAAAACAATATGGTTGGAAAGGATGAAATCAGAAGTGGGATTACAGACAAAAGATGTTGAGAAAGAGTGGGCCACCACAGGTTGCACCATTCTAGCAGACACATGGACAGATTATAAATCAAAGGCCATAATTAATTTCTTAGTCTCATCTCCATCCAGGACCTTTTTCCATAAATCTGTGGATGCCTCTGCGTACTTCAAGAACACCAAGTGGCTGGCTGATCTTTTTGATTCTGTAATTCAAGAGTTTGGCCCAGAAAATGTAGTACAAATTATTATGGACAGCAGTGTTAACTACACTGTTATTGCTAATCATATTGTGCAGAGCTATGGAACGATATTTGTATCTCCTTGCGCCTCTCAATGTTTAAACCTAATCTTGGAGGAATTCTCCAAGGTTGATTGGATTAGTAGATGTATTTTACAAGCACAAACCATATCAAAGTTAATATACAATAATGCTTCATTGCTCGATCTTACGAAGAAGTACACTGGAGGCCAAGAACTTATCAGGACTGGAATCACAAAGTCTGTATCCACCTTCCTGTCTTTACAGTCTATGTTGAAATTGAGAACAAGATTGAAGAATATGTTCCACAGCCATGAATATGCCTCAAACACCTCCTATGCAaataaaccacagagtctttCCTGTATTACAATTGCTGAAGATGGTGATTTCTGGAGGACAGTGGAAGAGTGTGTGGCCATCTCTGAGCCTTTTTTGAAAGTATTGAGAGAAATATCAGAAGGGAAACCAACTGTAGGTTCCATATATGAGCTAATGACCAGGGCCAAAGAATCAATCAGGACATACTACATAATGGATGAGAATAAGTGTAAGAAATTCTTAGATATAGTCGATAAAAAGTGGAGAGACCAACTCCATTCACCTCTACATGCAGCTGCTGCCTTCTTGAACCCCAGTATCCAATACAAtcctgaaataaaatttatttcttctatAAAAGAAGACTTCTTTAATGTTCTGGAGAAATTGCTTCCTGTACCAGATATGAGGCGTGACATCACCAATCAAATCTATACTTTTACGAAGGCACATGGCATGTTTGGCTGTAGCCTAGCAAAGGAGGCAAGGAATACAGTTGCACCTT ATCTGCTGGTGCCATTATACAGTAGGGTTAGTTATTCTGCAGACTCATTGCGTGCTTATTCGTTGCAGGGCTTTGGTGGGAGCAGTATGGTGACTCTGCTCCGGGGTTGCAACGAGTTGCCATTAGAATATTAA
- the LOC100808813 gene encoding uncharacterized protein isoform X3 produces the protein MVREKDVCWEYAEKLDGNKVRCKFCQRVLNGGISRLKHHLSRFPSKGVNPCSKVRDDVTDRVRGIIASKEEVKETSSAKKQKIAEVKSPSNLSASKALVSLDAASPVMKIFPTGHPMTPSSTNNQEIAERSIALFFFENKLDFSVARSSSYQLMIDAIAKCGPGFTGPSAETLKTIWLERMKSEVGLQTKDVEKEWATTGCTILADTWTDYKSKAIINFLVSSPSRTFFHKSVDASAYFKNTKWLADLFDSVIQEFGPENVVQIIMDSSVNYTVIANHIVQSYGTIFVSPCASQCLNLILEEFSKVDWISRCILQAQTISKLIYNNASLLDLTKKYTGGQELIRTGITKSVSTFLSLQSMLKLRTRLKNMFHSHEYASNTSYANKPQSLSCITIAEDGDFWRTVEECVAISEPFLKVLREISEGKPTVGSIYELMTRAKESIRTYYIMDENKCKKFLDIVDKKWRDQLHSPLHAAAAFLNPSIQYNPEIKFISSIKEDFFNVLEKLLPVPDMRRDITNQIYTFTKAHGMFGCSLAKEARNTVAPWRTTSN, from the exons TGGTTCGAGAAAAAGATGTCTGTTGGGAATATGCTGAGAAATTAGATGGAAACAAGGTAAGGTGTAAATTTTGCCAAAGAGTTCTGAATGGTGGCATAAGTAGGTTGAAGCATCATTTATCTCGATTCCCAAGTAAAGGGGTAAATCCTTGTAGCAAGGTCAGAGATGATGTTACAGATAGAGTAAGGGGTATAATAGCATCAAAGGAAGAGGTCAAAGAAACTTCTAGTGCGAAGAAGCAAAAAATAGCAGAAGTCAAGTCTCCCAGTAATCTTTCAGCAAGTAAAGCTCTTGTATCTTTGGATGCAGCATCCCCTGTCATGAAGATTTTCCCTACTGGCCATCCTATGACCCCTTCCTCTACAAATAACCAAGAGATTGCAGAGAGGAGTATTGCTCTATTCTTTTTTGAGAATAAGCTAGACTTCAGTGTTGCACGGTCTTCATCCTATCAGTTGATGATTGATGCCATTGCTAAGTGTGGTCCTGGATTTACTGGTCCATCAGCAGAAACCCTAAAAACAATATGGTTGGAAAGGATGAAATCAGAAGTGGGATTACAGACAAAAGATGTTGAGAAAGAGTGGGCCACCACAGGTTGCACCATTCTAGCAGACACATGGACAGATTATAAATCAAAGGCCATAATTAATTTCTTAGTCTCATCTCCATCCAGGACCTTTTTCCATAAATCTGTGGATGCCTCTGCGTACTTCAAGAACACCAAGTGGCTGGCTGATCTTTTTGATTCTGTAATTCAAGAGTTTGGCCCAGAAAATGTAGTACAAATTATTATGGACAGCAGTGTTAACTACACTGTTATTGCTAATCATATTGTGCAGAGCTATGGAACGATATTTGTATCTCCTTGCGCCTCTCAATGTTTAAACCTAATCTTGGAGGAATTCTCCAAGGTTGATTGGATTAGTAGATGTATTTTACAAGCACAAACCATATCAAAGTTAATATACAATAATGCTTCATTGCTCGATCTTACGAAGAAGTACACTGGAGGCCAAGAACTTATCAGGACTGGAATCACAAAGTCTGTATCCACCTTCCTGTCTTTACAGTCTATGTTGAAATTGAGAACAAGATTGAAGAATATGTTCCACAGCCATGAATATGCCTCAAACACCTCCTATGCAaataaaccacagagtctttCCTGTATTACAATTGCTGAAGATGGTGATTTCTGGAGGACAGTGGAAGAGTGTGTGGCCATCTCTGAGCCTTTTTTGAAAGTATTGAGAGAAATATCAGAAGGGAAACCAACTGTAGGTTCCATATATGAGCTAATGACCAGGGCCAAAGAATCAATCAGGACATACTACATAATGGATGAGAATAAGTGTAAGAAATTCTTAGATATAGTCGATAAAAAGTGGAGAGACCAACTCCATTCACCTCTACATGCAGCTGCTGCCTTCTTGAACCCCAGTATCCAATACAAtcctgaaataaaatttatttcttctatAAAAGAAGACTTCTTTAATGTTCTGGAGAAATTGCTTCCTGTACCAGATATGAGGCGTGACATCACCAATCAAATCTATACTTTTACGAAGGCACATGGCATGTTTGGCTGTAGCCTAGCAAAGGAGGCAAGGAATACAGTTGCACCTT gGAGGACCACATCAAATTGA